The nucleotide sequence atatgtttttgggggatatttattataccaaaaagtaaaaaatattgaatttttttcaaaattgtcgctctatttatttttgtttatagcgcaaaaaataaaaaccgcacaggtgatcaaataccaccaaaagaaagctctatttgtgggggaaaaaggacgccaattttgtttgggagccacgtcgcacgaccgcgcaattgtctggtaaagcgacgcagtcccgaatcgcaaaacctggcctgggcatttagctgcctaaaggtccggggcttaagtggttaaatgccaaaTCCACTTTAACTGTTGAGATAAGatatcagcaacaaaaagtgcATTGCTTTCAGCTGACATATTtggggaaatttactaaaactggtgctctcagaatctggtgcaactgtacatggtagccaatcgacttaaaacttcagcttgttcaattaagctttggcaataaatcctggaagctgattggtttctatgcagacctaaaccagattttgcactctccagctttagtaaataaatcccactGACTTGCATTGTGAGAAGGAGCAGCAGAGCACAACCATTTTGTGGCACTGCACAGCAAGAAACCAGCCTGCATACATATTGAGCAAATATGGCTGCCATTACATATACAAGTTGAACTTGTTAAAGTAAAAATATTacctcttattattattattttacgccAAGCTGACATGTAAAGAAACATTGATAAGCATAGATAGTAGATTATCCCCTTtattctgccagtgcacagtagACAAAATGCTAAAAATCTTATTGGTTATTACAGTTGATTGAAGTGATTTCCTGACTCTTTTCAGACCATTATTAAAGATTCAACCAATGGAAACCTGGCATTAAATAAATATGAAGGCTGACGGACAATTAGTTTTGTGGCTTTCTTGACAACCAGTTGCCTTCAATACTTTGAGTCACTTCCCCCTTGCAAGTATGTGGACCAGGAGGTCTGACTTTACTGGCTACATGCTTGCTCCAGATAAATGATTGAGAAGTTATAGAATCCAGAGATGGCTAGGAAACCAGCATTGTGGGAAGGAGGTCAGCTCCTTTTCATCATGAGCGGTCTCATGGTTGTAAATGCCCAACCCCATATGAGCGTATAGAAGTAGTCTTTTTGGAGAACCACTTTAAAACTCTCCCCATAAACTCCATTCCCAACTTGAAGAGACTACCGCAGTTGTCCCATTTTTGACAATGCTTGAAATAGCTTGTAAAACATCTTTGAAAAAAGACAAAGGCTAACACACAAGCCCGCTTTCCAGGTAAGGATCTCCTTTAATTTTGATGACCCCCAACTGTTGTCGTGTAGAGTTTCTGACCTCAAAGGTGTCTGGAATTGGTTTGGATTTGTAGAGATGATGTAGTAGCTCAATGGCTATGTCCAAAGGCTCTTCTAATACAGTTGACTGCTCACCTGAAGCCTGAAGCTTTATCTCCATTACATAAAGATTTCCTGTCACCAGGCTTGGAGGACCCAAAATAACTCCATGGAAAATGTTCCCCTTTGTCCGAGTTATGACTGCTACAGAGAAGGCTTTTGGAATTCTGGCGAAGTGGTGATTCCTGATGGCTTCAGGAGGCTTGTGTTCCCCAACCTGTTTGATGAAAGGTTGAATTTGATTTGAAAGAATTGCCATGATGTTGATGGAAAAGCACTCCAGTGTCTGGGTAGCATCTTCAGCTGCTGCTAATACTATTGTTCCCTCATCCCAATTTTTGACTAATCTTCCCACCATCAGCTGAGTCAACAGTGGCTGTCTGTAGAGCAGAGGGTGGAATTGGACAGCTCTGCCATTAACATCGGAGAGTTTTTTTATGGTGATATAACCGGTGTTTCGCTGGAACAAAACTGAAAGGACAGAAATAAAAATGAGAAACAGAACCACAGCCAAGCTGACGGATGGGAAGAAGTCGGAGTTTTCTGCCCTCATCACATCTTCTGAAGTAGGACCAGAGTGTCTGGTATGACCTACAATTCTACGAGAGGGGATACAAATAAACTGGCGGCTCTGTGCCATCTTGCCTGGGTCTgaagaaaggaaaaacaaaataaaaacacaggttTATATAAAGTTCTGTGTGAATATATTGTGTGACAGAAAGGCAGTTGGCATTTACTGTACACAATAGAGCATAGACAGTCGTTGTAATGTTTACATCTCTTTTGAAAGCTTCTTGTCTATTCAGATTTGATTAATGTTACAATCAAACCATACAATcaattttagatttaccaaaactatggtggttatttacgaaaaggaaaatccactttgcactacaagtgcaaactacacttggaagtgcagtcgctgtacatctgagggggacatgcaagaaaaataaaaaacagcattttagcttgcacatgattggatgataaaatcagcagatatTTCCCTTCTTTCAGATCTACAGcgcctgcacttccaagtgcaccatgcacttgtagtgcaacgtggatttgccttttgtaaataaccccctatgtgatgTGAAGACCTaaattaatctatccaatcaatttgCATTCAATTTATGCACTACATAGAGGATGACAGATCTAAAGGCTATTTTActattatgctgcatacacacggtcggaatttccgacaacaaatgttcgatgcaagcttgttgtcggaaagtccaaccgt is from Rana temporaria chromosome 9, aRanTem1.1, whole genome shotgun sequence and encodes:
- the LOC120913867 gene encoding uncharacterized protein LOC120913867 isoform X2, with the protein product MAQSRQFICIPSRRIVGHTRHSGPTSEDVMRAENSDFFPSVSLAVVLFLIFISVLSVLFQRNTGYITIKKLSDVNGRAVQFHPLLYRQPLLTQLMVGRLVKNWDEGTIVLAAAEDATQTLECFSINIMAILSNQIQPFIKQVGEHKPPEAIRNHHFARIPKAFSVAVITRTKGNIFHGVILGPPSLVTGNLYVMEIKLQASGEQSTVLEEPLDIAIELLHHLYKSKPIPDTFEVRNSTRQQLGVIKIKGDPYLESGLVC
- the LOC120913867 gene encoding uncharacterized protein LOC120913867 isoform X1 — protein: MQRQLGFYFGPPQRKQAQDPGKMAQSRQFICIPSRRIVGHTRHSGPTSEDVMRAENSDFFPSVSLAVVLFLIFISVLSVLFQRNTGYITIKKLSDVNGRAVQFHPLLYRQPLLTQLMVGRLVKNWDEGTIVLAAAEDATQTLECFSINIMAILSNQIQPFIKQVGEHKPPEAIRNHHFARIPKAFSVAVITRTKGNIFHGVILGPPSLVTGNLYVMEIKLQASGEQSTVLEEPLDIAIELLHHLYKSKPIPDTFEVRNSTRQQLGVIKIKGDPYLESGLVC